One genomic segment of Terriglobales bacterium includes these proteins:
- the uvrA gene encoding excinuclease ABC subunit UvrA, translated as MATDSIVVRGARVHNLKNIDFDIPHNTLTVVTGVSGSGKSSLAFDTIYAEGQRRYVESLSAYARQFLERIEKPDVDLIDGIAPSIAIRQKNTTRNPRSTVATATEIYDYLRLLFARVGQTFCLQCGGEVKRDTVDEVAAAVLGLPEGSRLNVLFPLRGPAPTVAAEDKTGSKRRPSRKPELPAEPQAGSLESRLFELRKRGYNRLFQDGRIFEFSTPESLLDVKFNEPVFILVDRLSVAADIRSRLVDAIETAYREAGEVIFESPAANGTPPERLRFSQRFECKRCHIRYEEPEPRLFSFNNPYGACPRCQGFGNTIDFDLDLVIPDKSKSLSDGAIEPWTKPKYRSLGADLKRFAKQHNIPTDVPWAELHRDAQQMVLEGDGKFPGIKGFFAYLERKKYKLHVRVFLSRYRGYAVCSTCGGARLRAEARHVRIADKNITDVTAMTVEEATRFVGEMRLTPEQEAIAQEVLDEIRARLKYMNDVGLEYLTLDRMSSTLSGGEAQRIQLATSLGSRLVGALYVLDEPSIGLHSRDTARLIHILHDLRNLGNTILVVEHDPEIMKASDRILDLGPGAGENGGRVVAAGTFDQIRRVTNSLTGRYLAEELRIQLPSARRKSGPQQLKLFGARAHNLKSIDVSFPLGMIVAVTGVSGSGKSTLVHDVLYNALGAMKAQGTTAPAGHYDKLEGAQFVDEVILVDQTPIGRTPRSNPVTYIKAFDSIREVFASLPEAQKRGYTAGHFSFNIPGGRCEGCQGDGTVVVEMQFLADVELICEECKGTRYKPSVLEVRYKGKNIHDVLNLTVKEALAFFREVPKITERLRVLDEVGLGYLRLGQSATTLSGGEAQRMKLASHLQPRRDSARFAAESGDGRRDGKESRRWRVLYIFDEPTTGLHFDDVSKLLAAFRKLIDAGGSVIVIEHNLDVIKTADWVIDLGPEGGARGGQVVAAGTPESITRTAKSYTGKWLSRLLGNNGDSRSNGRK; from the coding sequence TGGACCTGATCGACGGCATCGCACCGTCGATCGCCATCCGGCAGAAGAACACCACCCGCAACCCGCGCTCCACGGTGGCCACGGCCACCGAGATCTACGATTACCTGCGCCTGCTGTTCGCACGCGTGGGCCAGACCTTCTGCCTGCAATGCGGCGGCGAGGTGAAGCGCGATACCGTGGACGAGGTGGCCGCCGCGGTCCTCGGCCTGCCGGAGGGCAGCCGCCTGAACGTGCTGTTCCCCCTGCGGGGCCCGGCGCCGACGGTTGCGGCTGAGGACAAGACCGGCAGCAAGCGCCGGCCAAGCCGCAAGCCGGAGTTGCCCGCCGAACCGCAAGCCGGGTCGCTCGAATCCCGGCTTTTTGAGCTGCGCAAGCGCGGATACAACCGTCTTTTCCAGGACGGCCGGATCTTCGAGTTCTCCACCCCGGAATCGCTGCTCGACGTCAAGTTCAACGAGCCGGTCTTCATCCTGGTGGACCGGCTCAGCGTGGCGGCCGACATCCGCAGCCGCCTCGTGGATGCCATCGAGACCGCCTACCGCGAAGCCGGAGAGGTGATCTTCGAGAGCCCGGCGGCGAACGGCACGCCGCCGGAGCGGCTGCGCTTCTCCCAGCGCTTCGAATGCAAGCGCTGCCACATCCGCTATGAGGAACCGGAGCCGCGCCTGTTCTCCTTCAACAATCCCTATGGCGCGTGCCCCCGCTGCCAGGGATTCGGCAACACCATCGATTTCGATCTCGACCTGGTGATCCCCGACAAGTCCAAGTCGCTGTCGGACGGCGCTATCGAGCCCTGGACCAAGCCGAAGTACAGGTCGCTCGGCGCCGACCTGAAGCGATTCGCCAAGCAGCACAACATCCCCACCGACGTGCCCTGGGCGGAGCTGCACCGCGACGCTCAGCAAATGGTGCTCGAGGGCGACGGCAAGTTCCCCGGCATCAAGGGCTTTTTTGCCTACCTGGAGCGCAAGAAGTACAAGCTGCACGTGCGGGTGTTCCTGAGCCGCTACCGCGGCTACGCCGTATGCTCGACCTGCGGTGGCGCCCGCCTGCGCGCCGAGGCCCGCCACGTCCGCATCGCCGACAAAAACATCACCGACGTGACCGCCATGACGGTGGAGGAAGCCACACGCTTCGTCGGCGAGATGCGGCTCACCCCCGAGCAGGAGGCGATCGCGCAGGAGGTCCTCGACGAGATCCGCGCCCGCCTGAAGTACATGAACGACGTCGGCCTCGAGTACCTGACGCTGGACCGGATGTCGTCCACCTTGTCGGGCGGCGAGGCGCAGCGCATCCAGCTGGCGACGTCGTTGGGATCGCGCCTGGTGGGAGCGCTCTACGTGCTCGACGAGCCCTCCATCGGCCTTCATTCCCGCGACACCGCGCGGCTCATCCACATCCTCCACGACCTGCGCAACCTGGGGAACACCATTCTCGTGGTCGAGCATGACCCCGAGATCATGAAGGCCTCTGACCGCATCCTCGACCTGGGACCGGGCGCCGGGGAAAACGGTGGACGGGTGGTCGCTGCCGGCACCTTCGACCAGATCCGTCGCGTCACCAATTCTCTGACCGGGCGCTACCTGGCGGAGGAGCTGCGCATCCAGCTGCCGTCGGCGCGCCGCAAGAGCGGTCCACAGCAGCTCAAGCTGTTCGGCGCCCGCGCCCACAACCTGAAGAGCATCGACGTCAGCTTCCCGCTGGGCATGATCGTGGCCGTGACCGGAGTGTCAGGCTCGGGGAAATCGACCCTGGTTCACGACGTTCTCTATAACGCCCTGGGCGCCATGAAGGCCCAGGGCACCACTGCTCCCGCGGGCCATTACGACAAGCTGGAAGGCGCGCAGTTCGTGGACGAGGTCATCCTGGTGGACCAGACACCGATCGGCCGGACCCCGCGCTCCAACCCGGTGACTTACATCAAGGCCTTCGACTCCATCCGCGAGGTCTTCGCTTCCCTGCCCGAGGCCCAGAAGCGCGGCTACACCGCCGGCCACTTCTCCTTCAACATCCCGGGCGGGCGCTGCGAAGGCTGCCAGGGAGACGGCACGGTCGTGGTCGAGATGCAGTTCTTGGCCGACGTCGAGCTGATTTGCGAGGAGTGCAAGGGCACACGCTATAAGCCGTCGGTGCTGGAAGTCCGCTACAAGGGAAAGAACATCCACGATGTGCTGAACCTGACGGTGAAGGAGGCGCTGGCGTTCTTCCGCGAAGTGCCCAAGATCACGGAGCGGTTGCGGGTGCTCGATGAAGTCGGGCTCGGGTATCTACGCCTGGGGCAATCGGCCACGACCCTGTCTGGCGGTGAAGCGCAGCGCATGAAGCTGGCTTCGCACCTGCAGCCGCGCCGTGACAGCGCGCGGTTTGCCGCCGAATCGGGGGACGGACGCCGGGACGGCAAAGAGAGCAGGCGCTGGAGGGTACTGTATATCTTCGACGAGCCGACCACCGGGCTGCATTTCGACGACGTCAGCAAGCTGCTAGCGGCTTTCCGCAAGCTCATCGATGCCGGCGGTTCGGTGATCGTCATCGAGCATAACCTCGACGTCATCAAGACCGCCGATTGGGTGATCGATCTCGGCCCGGAAGGTGGTGCGCGGGGCGGCCAGGTGGTGGCGGCGGGGACCCCTGAGTCCATTACCCGGACGGCGAAGTCGTACACCGGAAAGTGGCTCTCCCGCCTCTTGGGGAACAACGGCGACTCACGTTCCAATGGGCGCAAGTAA